Below is a genomic region from Sorghum bicolor cultivar BTx623 chromosome 9, Sorghum_bicolor_NCBIv3, whole genome shotgun sequence.
CTTCGTTACTATGGCATAAACGGTCGTTTACTCGTTTAAGTGTATGCTGATGCTCAGATCTACGGTAAAGCTTGAAGTGCCAACTAGGATGGGCCAAGAGTGCTAAACCAAGACAATATGAATAGTTAGcacttgtttcaaaaaaaaaagttagcaCTAGCGTTTACTATTTACTAAGAAAACAGTAAAAACTAGGGAGGTAATTTAGATATTGATTTAGTGAGTTATGTTATATTACTTTTGGTAATAGCAGCAGGGGGTTAATTTTCATGGCAAGGGAGTGGATATTCTATGGCTACTAGACCAGTTTCAGTGGGGTTGCATTAGAATTTTATCGACAATAAATAAGCTAATATGACATATATAGTATAGATGGAGAAATATGATGAATGTTTTATTAATTATAATGAGTTTGTAGGGATATAACTTATCTATACTGTTTCTAACACATAATAGTTTTGAACAGTGGGGACAAAAAATCCCCACGAAAACACGGAGCTAAGGCCAGACGAACTTGGGCCTTGGCCTCCTCTTGCCGCAGTCTAAGAAATACTAAAAATCAAAGtttaattactttttatttttttgtaatTTTCATACTAATCTTTAGAACTATTTGCTATATAGCCTATACAGTAACTATTTAAATGAAATTTTTTGGATACTTAATAGTCTACTTGCTTTTTTTGTTACATTTTTAGGTATTAGTTAGCATGAAATTTGTAAGTGGCTAATTGCTCCGACATTTGTGTACACATTGATCAGCATAAGAAAAATTAGCCATTAGAAAAAGTCTACTTACCCCTGAAGTATTGACCTGTGTCTAACCTAGACTCCCCAATTACAAAACTCGATAACCTACACTCTAAAGTTTGTAAAACAGGGCAACGAACCCCTGGACGGTTTGGGAGGGCGGTTTTACCGACGTAGCGTCCAGCCTGTCATTGGTATTGACACGGTGGCGTGGTGGATGTGGCTAGCCGGTGGGTCTCACATGTCAGCCCACTGCCTCCCTGCCCACCACCACCCCGCCCAGCGCCTCGCCTCCCCACACATACCCCCCTCTCTGCGCCCATGGAGATGCTCGTGCCCGTGAGCCCCACCACCAGCACCTCGTTGTAGAACTACTCTGCAAACACCGGCCACGCCACCATCGGGacgcccgccgccgctgcctcggTCACTGTGCCCCACCCGCAGTGTGTCACAAACGCGCCCACCGCAGCACAGCCACCTGCGAGGCCCACCCCCCGACCACAAGCCCGTGGCCCGGCACCGTGTCGTCGATGTCCGGGAGCGGCGGCGTCGCGTTCTTGTCCCTGACCACCCACACGAAGTTCGCGCCGGAGTCGGCGAGACCCATACCGAGCTCCACAACCTGATCCCGTGGGAACCGGGTGAGGCTACTGAAGCAGACGTAGACCACAGACCAAGCTGGTTTCGTGTCCAGCCACCTCAGCACGCGCATGGCCTCGGCGGTCGTATCAGCCTCCCCGGTGTGGCCACGCTCCAGGGTGTCGTTGTCGTCGTCGTTGACAAGGCAGACCGGCCCGACGGTGAACACCTGCTTCCCCGTGTCCTTCTCGTTGTGTTCGATGTACCTTTGCTTGAGGTCAGCGAACAAGTTGACGACCCACCCAGTCGTGGCGTGCTCGGCGTCGAACATGCGGTTCAAGAACTCACGTG
It encodes:
- the LOC8068152 gene encoding scopoletin glucosyltransferase, with amino-acid sequence MFDAEHATTGWVVNLFADLKQRYIEHNEKDTGKQVFTVGPVCLVNDDDNDTLERGHTGEADTTAEAMRVLRWLDTKPAWSVVYVCFSSLTRFPRDQVVELGMGLADSGANFVWVVRDKNATPPLPDIDDTVPGHGLVVGGWASQVAVLRWARL